The Branchiostoma floridae strain S238N-H82 chromosome 17, Bfl_VNyyK, whole genome shotgun sequence genome has a window encoding:
- the LOC118404119 gene encoding vacuolar protein sorting-associated protein 13B-like — MATSSKNKDTMTPIALWDVIGADQSESSKDARWFDRGVQYMRFSLANQECASTPEGNPKQETWSPAYRLGSFLRYSISVPDWSPDGTCGSIAMVTTVNESQGQLYVVVDVDPCPRFILHNNCHWMLHFGEEATEEQKLDGIPVKEELQLSGVPTIPPNSSTCYYPESLAASFPEFTEASNLSSHVHIRLAGEYYGAEWSEDEGFLFEGLLWTQAIDICEEKEHQVGLPGFGEVRVRISCMGTCRHVYIDPVKRDEVGSDLEFVEFDDVSEEVKDGKNDKTPSKHTVSLSAKQRHSSEINKATPSNELALQCGVFISEACLFLVDEVSNPSIATELLRITVDKCHIAYHPVRTDMEISEELLQLCAWRVQVDNQIFHRGNYDFAVLLCPEHKEEEGLQPRKMWSIEKTADFWAYHSMVVAKVGLNRTLSDSKIAIASVKLTQRPMTVYIEDTFIYDILNLIGSFSIPAASDDTNRPMRTHVLPREVKEAAASLIGPVSIPELTIEEMTMLVSVHASMKVFISSDHTRLTFKNFSRTPVFTVSRNLVQDLALHYGSGALFRAGWVLGSLDILGSPASLLGSISSGISDFFRLPYEGLTRGPGAFVSGVTKGASSLVRHVSAGTLTSIVNLANSISRNMDRLSLDQDHAHRNQEWRRRLPAGVTTGLVQGLSGLGLSLLGAIAGVVDQPIQSIQYAMDSSEKTVTQRATGVISGVGKGLVGVVAKPIGGAAEFVAQTGQGILQGAGLTHLPRPRCNPTIREACDAENGQVKYTWKMLQALSLPDICVHLPGSMVTPAGQLHPVVLLLTPLVLFVVSVADDTQQQAFSILDIEVKRSSHDPGSIKVKVSPQKAPTAREKEEQKERVSEFIDMTLGLPNTSPSNAESDTPSDLSAVPSPEFPATCYKFELREQYRDLFVSMFQQAKKKAQGKGFY; from the exons atggcaacatcatCCAAGAACAAGGACACCATGACGCCCATAGCATTGTGGGATGTCATTggagctgaccaatcagaaagcaGTAAGGATGCCAGATGGTTTGACAGAGGGGTGCAGTACATGAGGTTCTCCCTGGCCAATCAGGAGTGTGCTTCCACACCCGAAG GAAATCCCAAACAAGAGACTTGGAGCCCTGCATACAGACTGGGTTCTTTCCTGAGATACTCCATCTCAGTCCCTGATTGGTCGCCTGACGGGACGTGCGGTtccattgccatggtaacgacagTGAATGAGTCACAGGGCCAGCTGTACGTGGTGGTGGATGTGGACCCCTGTCCCAGGTTCATCCTCCACAATAACTGTCACTGGATGCTGCACTTTGGGGAGGAAGCAacagaggaacagaaactag ATGGCATTCCAGTGAAGGAGGAGCTACAACTATCAGGAGTTCCCACAATTCCTCCAAACAGCAGCACTTGCTACTACCCAGAGTCCCTTGCTGCATCATTCCCAGAGTTCACTGAGGCATCAAACCTCAGCAGCCATGTTCACATCCGTCTGGCGGGGGAGTATTACGGAGCTGAGTGGAGTGAGGACGAGGGGTTTCTATTCGAGGGTCTCCTCTGGACGCAGGCCATCGATATCTGTGAGGAAAAGGAGCACCAGGTTGGGCTCCCAGGATTCGGGGAGGTGCGGGTGCGAATCAGCTGCATGGGAACGTGCAGACATGTTTACATCGACCCGGTTAAGAGAGACGAAGTGGGTAGCGACCTGGAGTTTGTGGAATTCGATGACGTGTCAGAAGAGGTAAAAGACGGAAAGAACGACAAAACGCCATCCAAACACACGGTTTCTCTGAGCGCCAAGCAACGACATTCCTCAGAAATAAACAAAGCCACTCCCTCAAACGAGCTTGCCTTGCAGTGTGGCGTATTCATTTCAgaagcatgtttgtttcttgttgACGAGGTTTCAAACCCCTCTATAGCCACAGAGCTGTTGCGGATAACAGTCGACAAGTGCCACATCGCGTATCACCCCGTACGTACAGATATGGAAATATCAGAGGAGCTGCTTCAACTgtgtgcttggagagtacaagtTGACAATCAGATCTTCCACAGGGGCAACTATGACTTTGCGGTTTTGCTCTGTCCtgaacacaaagaagaagaagggctACAACCCAGGAAAATGTGGTCTATCGAAAAGACGGCTGACTTCTGGGCCTACCACAGTATGGTCGTAGCGAAAGTTGGTTTGAACAGAACGTTGTCTGACAGCAAAATTGCGATAGCGTCCGTGAAGCTTACACAACGACCAATGACGGTTTACATTGAGGACACCTTCATCTATGACATCCTCAACCTGATTGGTTCATTTTCCATTCCTGCTGCATCAGACGACACAAATCGACCAATGAGGACACACGTACTACCCCGAGAAGTGAAGGAAGCGGCGGcttctctgattggtccagtGAGCATACCAGAATTGACGATAGAAGAGATGACGATGCTTGTGAGCGTGCATGCCTCGATGAAAGTGTTCATTTCCTCCGACCACACCCGTTTGACGTTCAAAAACTTCTCCCGCACTCCTGTCTTCACTGTGTCCAGGAATCTGGTTCAGGACCTGGCCTTACACTATGGCTCTGGGGCTCTTTTTAGAGCAG GTTGGGTGCTTGGTTCCCTGGATATCCTGGGCAGCCCTGCCAGTCTGCTGGGAAGTATCAGCAGCGGGATATCTGACTTCTTCCGCCTGCCGTACGAGGGCCTGACCAGGGGACCTGGTGCTTTTGTGTCGGGTGTGACCAAGGGTGCGTCCTCATTGGTCAGACATGTGTCGGCAG GTACATTGACGTCCATCGTGAACCTGGCCAATAGCATCTCCCGTAACATGGACCGGTTGTCGCTGGACCAGGACCACGCCCACCGTAACCAGGAGTGGCGGCGCCGGCTGCCCGCGGGAGTCACCACTGGGCTGGTACAGGGGCTGTCTGGGCTGGGCCTCAGTCTGCTGG GTGCAATAGCTGGTGTTGTGGACCAACCAATCCAGAGTATCCAGTACGCCATGGACAGTTCGGAGAAGACGGTGACCCAGCGAGCCACGGGGGTCATCTCTGGGGTCGGGAAGGGCCTGGTGGGCGTGGTGGCCAAACCCATCGGAGGGGCGGCCGAGTTTGTGGCTCAGACAGGGCAAG GTATTCTCCAGGGTGCCGGCCTGACCCACCTGCCCCGCCCCAGGTGTAACCCCACCATCCGGGAGGCGTGTGACGCTGAGAACGGACAGGTCAAGTACACATG GAAAATGTTGCAGGCATTGTCTCTTCCTGACATCTGTGTGCACCTGCCAGGCTCCATGGTGACACCTGCGGGACAGCTGCACCCGGTTGTCCTGCTCCTGACTCCACTG GTGTTGTTTGTTGTGAGTGTTGCTGATGACACCCAACAGCAGGCCTTCTCCATCCTGGACATAGAGGTCAAAAGGTCGTCACATGACCCGGGGTcaatcaaggtcaaggtcagccCACAGAAGGCCCCAACAGCTAGAGAG AAGGAAGAACAAAAGGAGAGGGTGTCAGAGTTCATTGACATGACTCTGGGCCTCCCTAACACCAGCCCTAGCAACGCTGAGTCAGACACGCCTAGCGACCTGTCAGCCGTGCCCAGCCCTGAGTTTCCGGCAACCTGCTACAAGTTTGAACTGAGAGAACAGTACAGGGATCTGTTTGTGTCCATGTTTCAACAGGCCAAGAAGAAGGCTCAAGGAAAGGGCTTTTACTAA